A DNA window from Deltaproteobacteria bacterium contains the following coding sequences:
- a CDS encoding HAD family hydrolase has protein sequence MAVPTFLVRTMSDTVETDIQRVFTIANEMLPRYEMPPLSWVQFKKIADGPFDLFLIPLIFAREYQQDHNLPFNEAKRVEIRRHALEIARKHGYDVNPPDFIPGIEQSLKETQTAGLKNILMTTGGRRYKHDAMQKVGIGGYFDEIVDREETYYAKEQGLYHIYRKHKLPVLRIVLLTGTATYVRAGNNVSGCKVGDADLEVVTVALSTEHSYNDEETLLAAKPTLLIHKYDELLPRMAERGWLS, from the coding sequence ATGGCAGTACCCACATTTTTAGTTCGGACCATGTCCGATACCGTCGAGACCGACATCCAACGGGTGTTTACCATCGCCAACGAAATGCTGCCGCGCTATGAGATGCCGCCGCTTTCGTGGGTCCAATTCAAAAAGATTGCTGACGGTCCTTTCGATCTGTTCTTGATTCCATTGATCTTTGCCCGCGAGTACCAGCAGGACCACAATTTGCCTTTCAATGAAGCTAAGCGCGTCGAGATTCGCCGCCATGCGTTGGAGATCGCGCGCAAGCATGGCTACGACGTCAATCCGCCGGACTTTATTCCAGGCATCGAGCAATCTTTGAAAGAGACCCAAACCGCCGGGCTGAAAAATATTCTCATGACCACCGGCGGGCGACGCTACAAGCACGACGCGATGCAGAAAGTCGGCATCGGCGGTTATTTTGACGAGATCGTCGACCGCGAGGAAACCTATTACGCCAAGGAGCAGGGCCTCTATCACATCTATCGCAAGCACAAGCTGCCGGTGCTGCGCATTGTCTTGCTCACCGGCACGGCGACTTATGTGCGTGCTGGCAACAATGTTAGCGGCTGCAAGGTCGGTGACGCCGATTTGGAAGTCGTCACCGTGGCGTTGTCGACCGAGCACTCGTATAACGACGAGGAAACCTTGCTTGCCGCCAAGCCGACACTGTTGATTCACAAATATGACGAATTGCTGCCGCGTATGGCTGAGCGCGGCTGGCTATCCTAG
- a CDS encoding cobalamin-independent methionine synthase II family protein, protein MKYSSERILTTHAGALPQPADLKDLHNAQVAGKALDANAFAKRVSTAVSDIVKKQIACGLDIINDGEQGKSNFSRYARDRLSGFIEREVKASDHASTIFARDLTEFSDYFEARTYHRGDNVKRVFCNAPLKYVGHESLKAELADFKAALQGQKYEEAFLPAIAPGTIEHWMKNDYYASDEQYLTAIADAMHEEYKAIVDAGFLLQIDDPDLPDGWQFMSKMTVPEYRKYAELRVDALNHGLRDIPPDRVRFHTCWGSYHGPHKYDIPLRDIIDLILKVKANTVSIEAANPRHEHEWRVWEEVKLPAGKVLVLGVVGHATDIVEHPQAIADRLVRYAKIVGRENVMAGTDCGLGPRVGSAQICWAKFEAMAEGARLATKELWGRR, encoded by the coding sequence ATGAAATATAGTTCCGAAAGAATATTAACCACCCACGCCGGCGCGCTGCCGCAGCCGGCGGATTTAAAAGACCTGCACAATGCGCAGGTCGCGGGCAAGGCCCTCGATGCCAATGCATTTGCCAAACGGGTCAGCACGGCGGTTAGCGACATCGTCAAAAAACAGATCGCCTGCGGCCTCGACATCATCAACGATGGCGAGCAGGGGAAGTCCAACTTTTCCCGCTATGCGCGCGACCGGCTAAGCGGGTTCATAGAGCGGGAGGTCAAAGCCAGCGACCACGCCTCAACCATCTTCGCTCGCGATCTGACCGAATTCAGCGATTACTTCGAAGCGCGCACCTATCACCGCGGCGATAATGTTAAACGGGTCTTCTGCAACGCGCCGTTGAAATACGTCGGCCATGAGTCGCTCAAGGCCGAGCTCGCCGACTTCAAAGCCGCATTGCAGGGGCAGAAATACGAAGAAGCGTTTCTCCCTGCGATCGCCCCGGGGACCATCGAGCACTGGATGAAAAACGATTACTACGCGAGCGATGAGCAGTATTTGACGGCGATTGCCGATGCCATGCACGAAGAATACAAAGCCATCGTCGATGCCGGGTTTTTATTGCAGATCGACGATCCCGATCTCCCCGACGGCTGGCAGTTCATGTCGAAGATGACCGTGCCGGAGTATCGCAAGTACGCCGAGCTGCGCGTCGACGCGTTGAACCACGGCCTGCGCGACATCCCGCCGGACCGCGTGCGCTTTCACACCTGCTGGGGCAGCTATCACGGGCCGCACAAATACGACATTCCACTGCGCGACATCATCGATTTGATTCTAAAAGTCAAAGCCAACACGGTCTCCATCGAAGCCGCCAACCCGCGCCACGAACACGAATGGCGCGTCTGGGAAGAAGTCAAACTCCCCGCCGGCAAAGTGCTGGTGCTGGGCGTGGTCGGTCATGCCACTGACATCGTCGAGCACCCGCAAGCCATCGCCGATCGCCTGGTGCGCTACGCCAAAATCGTCGGCCGCGAAAACGTCATGGCCGGCACCGACTGCGGCCTGGGCCCGCGCGTCGGCAGCGCGCAAATCTGCTGGGCTAAATTCGAAGCGATGGCCGAGGGAGCAAGGCTGGCGACGAAGGAACTGTGGGGGCGTCGATGA
- a CDS encoding alpha/beta hydrolase, with the protein MPIAKLGDIEVYYEVAGSGEPVLMVPASWWPSDTWNVGVVEFLSKRFQTIILDCRGCGRSSAPKDGYTVPQFSRDCIALLAHLGVSRCHAVGFALGGQILQAMAIERPDLVATLTIAASGAGAKTLGGGQRSLDPGTEQQIAAAGFERYIRNYIENDTMAFNPKFYRENPNTVAALANAVWSGQSTVEIFRKHEDARLTWDTLGSAPKVKVPTLIICGADDDVARRGSTPVGTAKRLAEVTPGAELFLIPNTKHMTFWDGTGGVNALQDFLVRHGKTK; encoded by the coding sequence ATGCCAATAGCGAAGTTGGGCGATATCGAAGTGTACTACGAAGTCGCCGGCAGCGGTGAGCCGGTGTTGATGGTGCCGGCCTCTTGGTGGCCGTCGGATACCTGGAACGTGGGCGTGGTCGAATTTCTGTCCAAACGCTTCCAAACCATCATCCTCGACTGCCGCGGCTGCGGCCGGAGCAGCGCGCCGAAGGACGGCTACACGGTGCCGCAATTCTCTAGAGATTGCATCGCGCTGTTGGCTCATCTCGGCGTCAGCCGCTGCCACGCCGTCGGCTTCGCGCTGGGCGGGCAGATTTTGCAGGCGATGGCCATCGAGCGGCCCGATCTCGTCGCAACGCTGACCATCGCGGCCTCAGGAGCGGGAGCAAAAACCTTGGGCGGCGGGCAGCGAAGCTTAGACCCTGGAACCGAGCAACAGATCGCCGCCGCCGGCTTCGAGCGCTACATCCGCAATTACATCGAAAACGACACCATGGCGTTCAATCCGAAGTTTTACCGCGAGAACCCAAACACCGTCGCAGCATTAGCCAATGCCGTTTGGTCCGGCCAGAGCACGGTCGAAATCTTCCGCAAACACGAAGACGCGCGGCTGACGTGGGACACGCTCGGCAGCGCACCTAAAGTGAAAGTGCCGACGTTGATCATCTGCGGCGCCGACGACGACGTCGCCCGCCGCGGCAGCACGCCCGTGGGAACGGCCAAGCGGTTGGCGGAGGTGACACCTGGCGCGGAGTTGTTCTTGATTCCGAACACCAAACATATGACGTTTTGGGATGGGACCGGCGGAGTGAATGCGTTACAGGATTTTTTAGTGCGGCACGGCAAAACCAAGTGA
- a CDS encoding creatininase family protein: protein MKLAELHWPDVKKLDREKIICVIPVGSMEQHGPHLPFSVDILASSRIAEDLEKRLPEVLLLPPLWAGVSAHHMDYPGSITLRAKVFIDLLHDICASLHHHGFRRMMLLNGHGGNRSSLEVLGQELFVEFGLTVNTLAYWDLVPDLVKSLKATKSNGMGHSGELETSLMLYLAPQLVDQKAIPPGALGIEPPGPTSGIKRYQNMKDHSEPGVIGMPSASTVEIGKKLYDGALDALEKAVRALQQGHH from the coding sequence ATGAAACTTGCGGAACTACATTGGCCCGATGTCAAGAAACTCGACCGCGAGAAAATCATCTGCGTGATTCCCGTCGGGTCCATGGAACAGCATGGACCGCATCTGCCCTTCTCGGTGGACATTCTCGCCTCTTCGCGCATCGCCGAGGATTTGGAAAAACGTCTACCGGAAGTTCTTCTGCTGCCGCCATTGTGGGCCGGCGTGTCCGCCCATCACATGGACTATCCCGGCTCGATCACGCTGCGCGCCAAAGTATTCATCGACTTGCTGCACGACATCTGCGCGTCTCTGCACCATCACGGCTTTCGCCGCATGATGCTGCTCAACGGCCACGGCGGCAATCGCTCGAGTCTCGAAGTGCTCGGGCAAGAACTATTCGTTGAGTTCGGTCTGACGGTGAATACGTTGGCCTATTGGGACTTGGTTCCCGACTTGGTGAAGTCGCTCAAAGCGACGAAATCGAACGGCATGGGCCACTCGGGCGAGCTGGAAACCTCCCTGATGCTTTATCTTGCGCCGCAGCTCGTCGACCAAAAGGCGATTCCCCCAGGCGCCCTCGGCATCGAGCCGCCCGGACCGACCAGCGGCATCAAGCGCTACCAGAATATGAAAGATCACTCAGAACCGGGAGTCATCGGCATGCCCTCCGCTTCCACGGTCGAGATCGGCAAGAAGCTCTACGACGGCGCCCTCGACGCCTTGGAAAAGGCCGTGCGCGCGCTGCAGCAAGGGCATCATTGA
- a CDS encoding ABC transporter substrate-binding protein: MRMGTTLTPTLSQRERKPDRFTVRFLVLLIFLACGFLVLANSLHAQPLTKLRVANIGGTSDHIQIAINAGIYKKHGFDVENIQVGSSATVVQSLIAGEVSFAHVGAVPVVSAVANGIDLKIIAVFMNRFNYVMVTLPELQKPQDLKGKTLAISRFGSGDEFATREALRRWGLDPDKDVRMLQVGLTMARMAALQGKHVQASLLSPPQVVEVQRLGLNVLADLTDLDVEYAHYTLATRGALIAENRPLVERFMRAYVEGIRFHRSHPEAVIPYLRKFSRQSDAELKVTYENLRKRIREEPVPTPGGLQTIIRSLASQKEKELDPRRVIDTSFFAGAAR, from the coding sequence ATGCGAATGGGGACAACCCTCACCCCAACCCTCTCTCAGAGGGAGAGGAAGCCGGATCGTTTTACCGTGCGGTTTCTCGTGCTGTTGATCTTTCTCGCTTGCGGTTTCTTGGTGCTCGCCAACTCACTCCACGCCCAACCCTTGACCAAGCTCCGCGTCGCCAACATCGGCGGCACATCCGACCACATCCAAATCGCCATCAACGCGGGCATCTACAAGAAGCACGGCTTCGACGTTGAGAACATTCAGGTCGGCAGCTCGGCGACCGTCGTGCAATCCTTGATTGCCGGTGAGGTTTCGTTCGCCCATGTCGGAGCAGTGCCGGTGGTCTCCGCCGTCGCCAACGGCATCGATCTCAAGATCATCGCCGTGTTCATGAACCGGTTCAACTATGTGATGGTGACTTTGCCGGAGTTGCAGAAGCCGCAGGATCTGAAAGGCAAGACCCTCGCCATCAGCCGCTTCGGGTCGGGCGATGAGTTCGCCACGCGGGAGGCGCTGCGCCGTTGGGGACTCGATCCCGATAAAGACGTGCGCATGCTCCAGGTCGGTCTCACCATGGCGCGCATGGCGGCGCTGCAAGGCAAGCACGTGCAAGCGAGCCTGCTGTCACCGCCGCAGGTCGTCGAAGTGCAGCGCCTGGGCCTGAACGTGCTCGCCGATCTCACCGATCTCGACGTCGAGTACGCCCATTACACCTTGGCGACCCGCGGCGCGCTGATCGCGGAGAATCGCCCCTTGGTCGAGCGCTTCATGCGCGCCTACGTCGAAGGCATTCGCTTTCACCGCAGCCACCCCGAAGCGGTGATCCCCTACCTGCGCAAATTCTCGCGCCAAAGCGACGCCGAGTTGAAAGTCACCTACGAGAACCTGCGCAAGCGCATTCGCGAAGAACCTGTGCCAACTCCCGGCGGTTTGCAGACAATCATTCGCAGCCTGGCGAGCCAGAAAGAAAAAGAGCTCGATCCGCGCCGAGTGATCGACACGAGCTTCTTTGCTGGAGCGGCACGGTGA
- a CDS encoding alpha/beta fold hydrolase, translating into MPKANLGDIEMYYEEKGRGEPVLLCPPSWWPSDTWNVAVVPFLAKKYRTVIFDCRGTGHSSKPDHGYTIDQFAKDGAGLLAHLKINRCHAVGFALGGQIAQSLAIQRPDLVATLTIAAAGAGATATDGGPRVVRSTDEEEIREHGFEKFIRGHIENTHMAFNEKFYNAHPEAVKALSDALWRRQTSPEQHRYHFDARRTWDTLGNAPKVKVPTLILCGAGDDVNRGGSTPVGTARKLGELVPGAELNLVPNVKHMTFWDGEGALHALRGFLGRHPI; encoded by the coding sequence ATGCCGAAAGCTAACCTAGGCGACATTGAAATGTACTACGAGGAGAAAGGTCGAGGCGAGCCCGTTCTTCTCTGCCCTCCCTCCTGGTGGCCGAGCGATACGTGGAACGTCGCCGTCGTGCCGTTTCTTGCAAAAAAATATCGCACCGTGATTTTTGATTGCCGCGGCACCGGCCACAGCAGCAAGCCGGATCATGGCTACACGATCGACCAATTCGCCAAGGACGGCGCAGGGCTGTTAGCGCATCTGAAGATCAACCGCTGCCACGCGGTTGGGTTCGCGCTTGGCGGACAGATCGCCCAGTCGCTGGCGATTCAGCGGCCCGATCTGGTGGCGACGCTGACGATTGCCGCCGCGGGTGCCGGTGCCACGGCCACCGACGGCGGGCCGCGGGTTGTTCGCAGCACCGATGAAGAAGAGATTCGCGAGCATGGCTTTGAGAAATTCATTCGCGGCCACATCGAAAATACCCACATGGCGTTCAACGAAAAATTTTACAACGCGCATCCCGAAGCGGTGAAAGCGCTGTCCGATGCTTTGTGGCGACGACAGACCAGCCCGGAGCAGCACCGCTACCACTTTGACGCGCGGCGGACTTGGGATACTTTGGGCAACGCGCCGAAGGTGAAAGTGCCGACGTTGATTCTTTGTGGTGCCGGCGATGACGTGAATCGCGGCGGCAGCACGCCGGTGGGCACAGCGCGAAAATTAGGCGAGCTGGTTCCTGGTGCAGAACTGAACCTGGTGCCTAACGTGAAGCACATGACTTTTTGGGATGGCGAAGGGGCTTTGCATGCGCTGCGGGGTTTTCTCGGGCGTCACCCTATTTGA
- a CDS encoding hydantoinase B/oxoprolinase family protein, which produces MEAKPLITSVDPITFEILSHRLYQIAKEMGTALERVGGTVNTTQMHDYMASLYLANGDVLSAGDSMGWHVACAGFAVKRIIERFSDKIYPDDIFLLNDPYLAAIHQSDVYLISPIHFHGRLIGWSATFVHVMDIGALSPGGNSPDATEICHEGIRIPGIKLVERGELRKDLFDAFINMTRQPVMVGLDLKCEIAANNVAKSRMQTLYEQFGPELVTAVSQEMLNYSEAVVRRRIAEIPDGSWSDSGSINAGETWNVHVKLTKKGDGLLFDFTGSSAQAKKGINLPYHATFGACYESMLCTLAYDLPKNHGALRPIEVIAPTGTVVNPTPPAPVSLNTTSGGATVKFVANSAMMQMLATSDKWSGEVMALNAGHRLARHAGVNQHGKYYVSTLSEGALDGTGARSYKDGDDTGRGLSCHNIEWLEANFPLLYLFRRNTMGGAGAGKFRGGTGGESALTVHDAPQGKVKGVALGVAGVRNSGQGMFGGYPGAPSLLMLTEGARVEETITAQQAPDRLEELRGTSKLLPYCEFDIAKNSILYMRMSSGGGYGDPLDREPERVLRDVENGLVSRQEAREVYGVVIDGMEPVLNLASTEGTRSEFKKKRLQEQP; this is translated from the coding sequence ATGGAAGCCAAACCGCTGATCACCAGCGTTGACCCGATTACTTTCGAAATCCTTTCACATCGCCTCTATCAGATCGCCAAGGAGATGGGCACGGCGCTGGAGCGTGTCGGCGGCACGGTCAATACGACGCAGATGCACGACTACATGGCTTCGCTCTATCTCGCCAACGGCGACGTCTTATCTGCCGGCGATTCCATGGGCTGGCATGTGGCCTGCGCCGGCTTTGCAGTGAAACGCATCATCGAGCGCTTCAGTGACAAGATTTATCCCGACGATATTTTTCTGCTCAACGATCCTTACCTCGCGGCGATTCATCAGTCGGATGTTTACTTAATTTCGCCGATTCACTTCCACGGTCGGCTGATCGGTTGGAGCGCGACGTTCGTCCACGTCATGGACATTGGCGCGCTGTCGCCTGGCGGCAATTCGCCGGACGCCACGGAGATTTGCCATGAGGGCATTCGTATTCCCGGGATCAAGCTGGTCGAGCGCGGCGAGCTGAGAAAAGATTTATTCGACGCGTTTATCAACATGACGCGCCAGCCGGTGATGGTCGGTCTCGATCTGAAATGCGAGATCGCCGCTAACAACGTTGCCAAGTCGCGCATGCAGACGCTCTACGAGCAGTTCGGACCTGAGCTGGTTACCGCCGTGTCGCAAGAGATGCTGAATTATTCCGAGGCGGTCGTGCGCCGGCGCATCGCTGAGATTCCCGACGGTAGCTGGAGCGACAGCGGCAGCATCAACGCCGGTGAAACTTGGAACGTGCATGTGAAATTGACCAAAAAAGGCGACGGTTTGTTGTTCGACTTTACCGGCAGCAGCGCCCAGGCGAAAAAGGGAATCAATCTGCCGTACCATGCCACCTTCGGCGCGTGCTACGAATCGATGCTCTGCACGCTAGCCTACGATTTGCCGAAGAATCACGGCGCCCTCAGACCGATAGAAGTGATCGCGCCAACGGGCACGGTGGTCAATCCGACGCCGCCGGCGCCGGTATCGTTGAATACCACTTCCGGCGGCGCCACGGTGAAGTTCGTCGCCAATTCAGCGATGATGCAGATGCTCGCCACCAGCGACAAATGGTCCGGCGAGGTGATGGCGCTTAACGCCGGCCATCGCCTAGCGCGCCACGCCGGCGTCAATCAGCATGGCAAGTACTACGTCTCGACACTGTCCGAGGGCGCCCTCGACGGCACCGGCGCGCGCTCCTACAAAGACGGCGACGACACCGGGCGCGGCTTGAGCTGTCATAATATCGAATGGCTCGAAGCCAACTTTCCGCTACTCTATCTATTTCGCCGCAATACCATGGGCGGTGCTGGCGCGGGAAAATTCCGCGGCGGCACCGGCGGCGAATCGGCCCTGACTGTGCACGATGCGCCGCAGGGCAAAGTCAAAGGCGTCGCGCTGGGTGTCGCCGGCGTGCGCAACTCAGGCCAAGGCATGTTCGGTGGCTACCCCGGCGCGCCGAGTCTGCTCATGCTCACCGAAGGCGCGCGCGTTGAAGAGACCATTACAGCGCAGCAAGCGCCGGATCGTTTGGAAGAGCTCCGCGGCACCAGCAAACTTTTACCCTACTGCGAGTTCGACATCGCGAAAAATTCCATCCTCTACATGCGCATGTCGAGCGGCGGCGGCTACGGCGACCCGCTCGATCGCGAGCCGGAGCGGGTCTTGAGGGACGTCGAGAACGGTCTGGTGTCGCGCCAGGAAGCGCGCGAGGTTTACGGCGTGGTTATTGACGGCATGGAGCCGGTCTTGAACTTGGCGTCCACCGAGGGCACGCGCTCTGAATTCAAAAAGAAAAGATTGCAGGAACAGCCATGA
- a CDS encoding gamma-glutamylcyclotransferase — translation MKNWTYIFVYGQLRRGMNHPMQNLLVRHATYLGTGYFQGKLYDLGRYPGAVHSRSPKDRVIGDIYRIDEAAHVIGHLDEYEGRRFTREEVSVRVDHEDQIRCWAYLYTRATFGRVRIPSGDYIEYCQSLARV, via the coding sequence ATGAAGAATTGGACTTACATATTCGTCTACGGCCAATTGCGCAGGGGCATGAACCACCCGATGCAGAACCTGCTCGTGCGCCACGCCACGTATCTCGGCACCGGCTACTTTCAGGGGAAGCTTTACGATTTAGGGCGCTACCCGGGAGCGGTGCATTCAAGATCGCCCAAAGATCGCGTGATCGGCGACATTTACCGTATTGACGAAGCCGCCCACGTCATAGGACACCTTGACGAGTACGAAGGCCGCCGCTTCACCCGCGAGGAAGTCTCCGTCCGCGTCGATCATGAAGATCAGATCCGCTGCTGGGCCTATCTCTACACACGGGCGACCTTTGGCCGGGTGCGGATCCCCTCCGGCGATTACATCGAGTACTGCCAATCGCTGGCCAGAGTCTAG
- a CDS encoding ComF family protein has protein sequence MDGSALVPRDFPTMERAAQNRFTDRFNGLVDWLYPPRCRACAGRIFGRDAQYFCAACWKAIRLVDHPFCSLCGRPFPDGSGDDHLCAACIARRPHFVQARAWACYPREEDSEQPLRRVVQQFKYGRKVALGKPLGRLMAEGCGEFLSVWSVDVVVPVPLHPQRLRWRGFNQSVLLGRQISLHYNVPLDAFALQRVAATPPQTQLTEAERRRNVRGAFELAPEHALEDKTVLLVDDVYTSGATVNECSRALLKGGAKEVFVLTLAHAV, from the coding sequence ATGGACGGGAGCGCTCTAGTGCCAAGAGATTTCCCGACCATGGAAAGAGCCGCGCAAAACAGATTCACCGATCGTTTCAATGGACTGGTGGATTGGCTCTACCCGCCGCGCTGCCGCGCCTGCGCCGGGCGGATCTTCGGCCGCGATGCGCAGTATTTTTGCGCTGCTTGTTGGAAGGCGATCCGGCTCGTCGATCACCCGTTTTGCAGCCTCTGTGGCCGGCCGTTTCCAGACGGTAGTGGCGACGACCATCTGTGCGCCGCATGCATCGCGCGCCGGCCGCACTTCGTGCAAGCGCGCGCCTGGGCCTGTTATCCGCGCGAAGAAGACTCCGAGCAGCCGCTGCGCCGCGTGGTGCAGCAGTTTAAGTACGGCCGCAAAGTCGCGCTTGGCAAGCCGCTGGGGCGGCTGATGGCCGAGGGCTGCGGCGAATTCTTGAGCGTCTGGTCGGTGGATGTCGTTGTCCCGGTGCCGCTTCATCCGCAGCGTTTGCGTTGGCGCGGTTTCAACCAATCGGTGCTGCTCGGGCGCCAAATCAGCCTGCACTACAACGTGCCGCTCGACGCGTTCGCATTGCAGCGGGTCGCGGCCACGCCGCCGCAAACCCAACTGACGGAAGCAGAGCGACGCCGCAACGTGCGCGGCGCCTTCGAATTGGCGCCGGAACACGCGCTAGAAGACAAGACCGTGCTGCTCGTCGATGATGTATACACTTCCGGCGCGACGGTAAACGAATGCAGCCGCGCGCTGCTCAAGGGCGGCGCCAAAGAGGTTTTTGTTCTGACCTTAGCGCACGCGGTCTGA
- a CDS encoding isochorismatase family protein, producing MADEQPNRPVPETLELDHRTTAIAVLDLSVRCEDPKEVCSKLMQPLGEFLERARKAAVPIIYTISAMALGTPQGDVAGPLKRRESEPILYPDAFDKFMGGELKKELDKWKCRSLVIVGSATNFAVLYTATTAARIFKYDVVIPLDGVNAKRNYEQAYAIHQMTILPASAHKQFRFTKLAMVEFE from the coding sequence ATGGCTGACGAACAACCGAATCGGCCCGTGCCGGAGACGCTCGAGCTAGATCATCGCACGACCGCCATCGCCGTGTTGGATTTGAGCGTGCGCTGCGAAGACCCCAAAGAAGTTTGCTCGAAGCTGATGCAGCCGCTCGGTGAATTTCTCGAACGGGCGCGCAAAGCGGCGGTGCCGATTATTTACACGATTTCCGCCATGGCACTGGGGACGCCTCAGGGCGATGTGGCCGGGCCTTTGAAACGGCGCGAGAGCGAGCCGATTCTTTACCCCGACGCCTTCGACAAATTCATGGGCGGTGAGTTGAAGAAGGAGCTCGACAAGTGGAAGTGCCGCTCACTGGTGATCGTCGGCTCAGCGACTAATTTTGCCGTATTGTACACGGCGACGACGGCGGCGCGGATTTTCAAATATGATGTCGTGATTCCGTTGGACGGCGTGAATGCCAAGCGAAATTACGAGCAAGCATATGCGATTCACCAGATGACGATCTTGCCGGCGTCGGCGCATAAGCAGTTTAGGTTTACCAAGTTGGCGATGGTGGAGTTTGAGTGA
- a CDS encoding ester cyclase, producing the protein MKRSLAAKIRAANSALIANGNLDAETEFFAPDYVAHLTNQDMTGGHDAIRKVLRMYRRAFPDTLVDYRSRRASLAGEETMTDCVPRERLFFAAKF; encoded by the coding sequence ATGAAGCGATCGCTCGCAGCGAAAATCAGAGCCGCCAATTCAGCGCTCATCGCAAATGGAAACTTGGATGCGGAGACCGAGTTCTTCGCACCGGACTATGTCGCTCATCTCACAAACCAGGACATGACCGGCGGGCACGATGCGATCCGCAAAGTTCTCCGCATGTATCGGCGCGCGTTCCCGGATACCTTGGTTGATTATCGATCTCGCCGGGCGTCTCTTGCTGGCGAGGAAACGATGACTGATTGCGTGCCGCGAGAGCGACTGTTTTTCGCCGCCAAATTCTAA
- a CDS encoding HNH endonuclease, with product MKPEPFLVAVSEQETRRERQKARELRQSQWWKRKRAAGICHHCGGKFVPSELTMDHLVPIIRGGKSTKGNLVPSCKACNSARKHRLPFESSES from the coding sequence TTGAAGCCGGAGCCTTTTCTCGTTGCAGTCTCCGAGCAGGAGACTCGCCGCGAGCGCCAGAAGGCGCGCGAGCTGCGCCAGAGCCAGTGGTGGAAGCGCAAGCGTGCCGCCGGCATCTGCCATCATTGCGGCGGTAAGTTCGTGCCCAGCGAGTTGACCATGGATCACCTGGTGCCGATCATCCGAGGCGGCAAGTCGACCAAGGGCAACCTGGTGCCGAGCTGCAAGGCGTGCAACTCGGCACGCAAGCACAGGCTGCCGTTTGAGTCTAGCGAAAGCTAG
- a CDS encoding alpha/beta fold hydrolase: MPRVKIDDFEIYYESQGSGEAVLLVPPNWWPCATWNVQVVPTLAMKYCTIIYDQRGTGNSDKPKDGYTVAQFAQDGIQLLTKLGVAKCHLVGFAIGGQVVQAMAIARPDLVASLTISTTGSGSRGLDGKPRDVGPEALNEIAKIGFEKYILEHIDNDHMAYNPEYYHSHREQAARLAKALWSGQSTVEQYRVHELARLTWDTLAEAPKVKVPTLVLCGADDGIQRRGSTPEAAARALAPLIRGAELALIPGVRHMTFWDGTGALAKLQEFFARHPISQ, translated from the coding sequence ATGCCGAGAGTTAAGATCGATGACTTTGAGATCTACTACGAAAGTCAGGGCTCCGGTGAAGCCGTGCTCTTGGTTCCGCCCAACTGGTGGCCGTGCGCGACGTGGAACGTGCAAGTGGTGCCGACGCTGGCAATGAAATATTGCACGATCATTTATGATCAGCGCGGCACAGGCAACAGCGACAAACCGAAGGACGGCTACACCGTCGCCCAGTTCGCGCAGGACGGCATTCAATTATTGACGAAACTTGGTGTGGCGAAATGTCATCTGGTTGGCTTCGCCATCGGCGGGCAGGTCGTCCAGGCGATGGCGATCGCGCGGCCCGATCTGGTGGCGAGCTTGACGATTTCAACGACCGGTTCGGGCTCCCGCGGTCTCGACGGCAAGCCGCGCGACGTCGGGCCGGAGGCGCTGAACGAAATCGCCAAGATCGGGTTCGAAAAATATATTCTCGAACATATCGACAACGATCACATGGCGTACAATCCGGAGTATTATCACTCGCACCGCGAGCAGGCGGCGAGGTTGGCTAAAGCATTGTGGTCGGGACAGAGCACGGTGGAGCAATATCGCGTTCACGAGTTGGCGCGCTTGACTTGGGACACCTTGGCCGAGGCTCCAAAAGTGAAAGTGCCGACGCTGGTGCTGTGCGGCGCCGACGACGGCATCCAGCGCCGCGGCAGCACGCCAGAGGCGGCGGCGCGGGCGCTGGCGCCGCTGATTCGCGGCGCGGAGCTGGCGTTGATACCCGGCGTGCGCCACATGACCTTTTGGGATGGCACCGGCGCGCTGGCAAAGCTGCAAGAATTCTTCGCGCGCCATCCGATTTCGCAGTAA